A stretch of the Arvicola amphibius chromosome 8, mArvAmp1.2, whole genome shotgun sequence genome encodes the following:
- the LOC119821260 gene encoding germ cell-less protein-like 2, with the protein MGLLNSHSSLRCSDSSLAEPMQPEDNAGTSYISGSRKRKWGIWDCVALTPNIHGSRNQAVNLQQLFGIIYRKKPKLSSKYAYQTLFLDGKDSDIRIRALEVEWPLHKAFLCQSGFFAKMLKGTWKESHSNVVDLEIKNEDIDVGSLHYVFGSLYRDEDLPIIPRRVPHVLAAACLLQVEHVIQQCKETMNNSITRETVCSYYTAAETYGLKSVKTRCFDWLLCNLMTHPRVELYREIDTKLMYLLISSPDLLVMQKEMDIYTTLKEWIFLCHNPSWKGSVKQILTSANSWLSKHMKCIDSISFLESEEGLIYQPLFKKLRFQHIICDLSDTATLERDRLIPLEWLTPIYKQQWLALLQEQEHREIGPRIISEELEECGMRCGTMISRDGKYSWKWSAFRFSFPIHITFTNRYIIFRQCRQQCNGCCLKHIRNVVFKITLVCFDSNGKVTFSKTTGRKVVTFEHKEEQIVMKLDGIALSFPLYIFFSFLFLSSGNVEHV; encoded by the coding sequence ATGGGGCTTCTAAACAGCCACAGCAGCTTGAGATGCAGTGATTCCAGCTTGGCAGAACCAATGCAGCCAGAAGACAACGCAGGTACCAGTTACATCTCTGGCAGTCGCAAGCGCAAATGGGGCATTTGGGACTGTGTGGCTTTAACCCCTAACATCCACGGATCTCGGAACCAGGCAGTCAACCTACAGCAACTTTTTGGCATCATCTACAGGAAAAAACCGAAGCTATCATCTAAGTATGCTTACCAAACTTTATTTTTGGATGGAAAGGATAGCGATATTAGAATCCGGGCACTTGAAGTAGAATGGCCTCTACACAAAGCATTTTTATGTCAGTCAGGGTTCTTTGCTAAGATGCTAAAAGGTACTTGGAAAGAATCCCACAGTAATGTTGTCGACCTGGAAATTAAGAACGAGGATATAGATGTCGGCTCCTTGCACTATGTGTTTGGGTCATTGTACAGGGACGAGGACTTGCCAATCATACCCCGTCGAGTTCCTCACGTTTTGGCAGCAGCATGCCTGCTTCAGGTGGAGCATGTCATCCAGCAATGTAAAGAGACCATGAACAACAGCATCACTAGGGAAACCGTGTGCTCATActacacagcagcagaaacataTGGACTGAAATCTGTAAAGACACGCTGCTTTGACTGGCTTCTCTGCAACTTGATGACTCACCCAAGAGTTGAACTTTACAGGGAAATTGATACAAAGCTCATGTATCTTCTTATCTCTTCACCTGATTTATTAGTTATGCAAAAGGAAATGGACATCTACACCACCCTGAAGGAGTGGATATTCCTTTGTCATAATCCTTCCTGGAAAGGCTCAGTGAAGCAGATTTTAACTAGTGCCAACAGCTGGCTTTCCAAGCACATGAAATGCATTGATAGCATCAGTTTTCTTGAAAGTGAAGAAGGACTAATATATCAGccgctttttaaaaaactgagattTCAACATATCATCTGTGATCTGAGTGACACAGCTACTCTTGAACGAGATCGTCTAATACCTTTAGAATGGTTGACACCCATTTATAAACAGCAATGGCTGGCTTTACTTCAAGAACAAGAGCACAGGGAAATAGGGCCACGAATCATCAGTGAAGAACTCGAAGAATGCGGCATGAGATGTGGCACAATGATTAGCAGAGATGGTAAATACTCCTGGAAGTGGTCAGCTTTTAGGTTTAGTTTCCCTATACACATCACCTTCACCAACCGTTACATTATTTTCAGGCAGTGTCGTCAGCAATGTAATGGTTGTTGTTTAAAACATATACGAAACGTAGTGTTCAAAATAACTTTGGTGTGTTTTGATTCCAACGGGAAAGTAACGTTCAGTAAAACAACGGGCCGCAAAGTCGTTACCTTTGAACATAAGGAGGAACAAATTGTAATGAAGTTAGATGGTATAGCTTTAAGCTTCCCTTTATATATATTCTTCAGTTTCCTGTTTTTATCATCAGGAAATGTGGAACACGTGTGA